The following proteins are encoded in a genomic region of Nicotiana sylvestris chromosome 4, ASM39365v2, whole genome shotgun sequence:
- the LOC104211695 gene encoding auxilin-like protein 1, with translation MESLSRPLHRRKLSSANGFSFSAKQHPYDDVFAQKKFGAPVFSSGAPDYSEIFGGSRGSSIPVLDLSGLDDTKISDDCRSSSSKLDYSNIFGGFCEEDIAVPYDELFSGAKRSSGKTRTASEGSDQFSPSGRHKESSCEATNQSIDGPKHFNLSYHKTGQRNRNGSNGMTQIAQLHAVPGFMYFIDESSHLPKTEAFQRAPFVKSDVQRNKSFSGEIFKEGRDKVGELHVPKIQRSDEIHRNRSFSGEIFKEGRGRMGDLHVPKAQSSDEIRRNRSFSGETGKEGHARTGDLHVPKKQSSDGHRNRRLSGEIFKEGHDKNGDLHVPKKQSSGEAHHDGSFSGELFNGGDRKENLHIPKKQSSDGVMKVISGSSWDAFHFNDKFYSAHDEFERRSSSTEGASTSSPMANDIKGQPNQSKISGPDPKYGASGSGIRPTNTSPTSSDEELDANSAAAVSAATLKKAIEKAQESIRLAKELMERKKEGVPASQKPRSKGSLKSKDNRVECNTRSNRENAMELHRKIGIGLPPFAEVCRGIPSSNGDFASFINLKEQQWVAGMVKQNTQTENAEASQGDVAGAWFPEVVSSRKENIETMVSQQVESNNHSQPSVENNRHVYKLKEMNTSNKTIELGEEPDYVKPMGEMPTLNLLGKAEAPEQFKDTSNSALMHDSEEYVNSEVINEYGFSKGNGNCSAELKKSEYMKNNLESIFHKMWSFKNLQNSQETLTEEKVGFQETENDNLHNNRETPPEDEAVKHEDLECRIVPNKLENVYEVEENKSRLRRSSNEEETEIMHKEAFLWVENDEKPQHDCGRVGIESRQEDFQRGEHAEKWSYGVHELEPSEKKTPYCHEGEESERKREGSEMEGHQKISLEPCQYEATEEIENQADKFTESKKTEASQEAEEADSRLEASDKSEDDQETSVAPGVADKQNSKSAVNEPDLNGSPRSSEIQEACEDQLENNDVEISQQAVNFEGVQGISEAIYERECEKDGVTEESSNSWEKEILETASDLQNSSEEDTSEGVVQDTCAASSEDVKEVNCGSTCMNGRDNLPCERVIFETESFRNVIQENASDTESHFVSEVHASEESENTTFTDINLEQKCMDETGRDRELYSNLDEGDDLCVPGHVGNEETIKEDGIAADQVEKNKDIKAAQGDQKSVENSEELECSSSAGDCKDNEPLDNDEKIKAEMHEEESNQKTVVEEETKKSLQKEVEDENNSKRAQVDERQKEREKDRIAVERAIREARERAFAEARERAERAAVERAAAEVRQRVMAEARDKREKASASSKVSTDKASIEAKLKAERAAVERATAEARERALEKALSQKGTTAELRSQADRHGDERIASATRENGLKHSLSSSDLDKFDGSNSESAQRRKARLERHQRIMERAAKALAEKNKRDLLAQKEQTERNRLAEALDADIKRWASGKEGNLRALLSTLQYILGSDSGWQPISLTEIITTAAVKKAYRKATLYVHPDKLQQRGASIQQKYICEKVFDLLKAAWNRFNSEER, from the exons ATGGAGTCACTTTCACGGCCTTTACACAGAAGAAAGCTTTCGAGTGCTAATGGCTTTTCATTTTCAGCTAAACAACATCCGTACGACGACGTTTTTGCACAGAAAAAGTTCGGAGCTCCGGTTTTTTCTTCCGGAGCTCCGGATTACTCTGAGATATTTGGAGGTTCTCGTGGTTCGTCGATTCCGGTACTTGATCTTTCTGGTTTAGATGATACTAAAATTTCCGATGATTGTCGAAGTTCCTCCTCTAAACTTGATTATTCCAACATTTTTGGTGGTTTTTGTGAAGAAGATATTGCTGTGCCTTATGATGAGTTGTTTTCTGGTGCTAAACGTTCTTCTGGTAAAACTCG GACTGCTTCCGAAGGATCAGATCAATTTAGTCCAAGTGGAAGGCACAAAGAGTCCTCATGTGAAGCGACTAATCAATCTATTGATGGGCCAAAGCACTTCAACTTATCTTATCATAAGACCGGCCAAAGAAACAGAAATGGTTCAAATGGGATGACGCAGATAGCTCAACTGCATGCTGTCCCTGGTTTTATGTATTTTATAGATGAAAGTTCTCATTTACCAAAGACTGAAGCCTTTCAGCGAGCACCCTTTGTAAAAAGTGATGTACAGCGCAACAAGAGTTTTAGTGGGGAAATATTTAAAGAAGGACGTGATAAGGTGGGGGAGTTGCATGTCCCAAAGATACAACGTTCAGATGAAATACATCGGAACAGGAGTTTTAGTGGGGAAATATTTAAAGAAGGGCGTGGTAGGATGGGGGATTTGCATGTCCCAAAGGCACAAAGTTCAGATGAAATACGTCGCAATAGGAGCTTTAGTGGGGAAACAGGTAAAGAAGGGCATGCTAGGACTGGGGATTTGCATGTCCCCAAGAAACAAAGTTCAGATGGACATCGCAACAGGCGCTTAAGTGGGGAAATATTTAAAGAAGGTCATGATAAGAATGGGGATTTGCATGTCCCCAAGAAACAAAGCTCAGGTGAAGCACATCATGACGGGAGCTTTAGCGGGGAATTATTTAATGGGGGTGATAGAAAGGAGAATTTGCATATCCCCAAGAAACAAAGTTCAGATGGCGTAATGAAGGTTATAAGTGGATCTAGCTGGGATGCATTCCATTTTAATGATAAGTTTTATAGTGCACATGATGAATTTGAGAGAAGATCAAGTTCCACTGAAGGGGCATCAACTTCAAGCCCCATGGCTAATGACATCAAGGGCCAGCCTAATCAATCAAAAATTTCAGGTCCTGATCCCAAATATGGAGCATCTGGAAGCGGTATTCGTCCCACTAATACTTCACCTACTTCTTCTGATGAGGAACTTGATGCAAATTCAGCAGCTGCTGTTTCTGCTGCCACATTGAAAAAAGCCATAGAGAAGGCTCAAGAAAGTATTAGACTAGCAAAAGAGCTAatggagagaaaaaaagaaggtgTTCCAGCTTCTCAGAAACCAAGGTCTAAAGGTAGCTTAAAATCTAAGGATAATAGGGTTGAGTGCAACACAAGAAGTAACAGGGAAAATGCTATGGAATTGCATAGAAAAATAGGTATTGGATTGCCACCATTCGCTGAGGTGTGCAGAGGAATCCCATCAAGTAATGGTGATTTTGCTTCATTCATCAATCTTAAAGAACAGCAATGGGTTGCTGGAATGGTTAAGCAGAATACCCAGACTGAAAATGCTGAAGCATCTCAAGGAGATGTAGCAGGAGCTTGGTTTCCGGAAGTGGTAAGCAGTAGAAAAGAGAATATAGAAACCATGGTATCTCAGCAGGTTGAGAGCAACAATCACTCTCAACCATCTGTGGAGAATAATAGACATGTATACAAGCTTAAGGAGATGAATACAAGTAACAAGACCATAGAGCTTGGTGAAGAACCTGATTACGTCAAACCAATGGGGGAAATGCCAACACTAAACCTTCTTGGGAAGGCAGAAGCTCCAGAGCAATTCAAGGATACTTCTAATTCAGCTTTGATGCATGATTCTGAAGAATATGTAAATTCAGAAGTCATCAATGAGTATGGCTTTTCTAAGGGGAACGGAAATTGTTCTGCTGAGTTGAAGAAGTCTGAATACATGAAGAACAATCTAGAGTCAATATTTCATAAGATGTGGAGTTTCAAGAACTTGCAGAACTCTCAGGAGACACTTACTGAGGAAAAAGTTGGGTTCCAAGAAACTGAGAATGATAATCTACATAACAACAGAGAGACACCTCCAGAAGACGAGGCAGTGAAGCATGAAGACTTGGAATGCAGAATAGTGCCAAATAAGTTAGAAAATGTTTATGAGGTGGAAGAAAACAAAAGCAGATTGAGGAGGAGCTCCAACGAAGAAGAAACTGAGATTATGCACAAGGAAGCCTTCCTATGGGTGGAAAATGATGAGAAGCCCCAACATGACTGCGGGAGAGTAGGCATTGAGAGTAGACAGGAAGATTTCCAACGTGGCGAACACGCTGAGAAGTGGTCATATGGGGTTCATGAGCTTGAACCGAGTGAAAAGAAAACCCCTTACTGTCATGAAGGGGAAGAAAGTGAGAGAAAACGAGAAGGATCTGAGATGGAAGGACATCAGAAGATATCATTAGAGCCTTGTCAGTATGAAGCAACTGAAGAAATAGAGAACCAAGCAGATAAATTCACAGAGAGTAAAAAGACTGAAGCGAGTCAGGAGGCTGAAGAAGCTGATAGTAGGCTGGAAGCATCTGATAAGAGTGAGGATGATCAGGAGACAAGTGTGGCTCCGGGTGTTGCTGATAAACAAAATTCAAAGAGTGCTGTTAATGAGCCTGATCTCAATGGCAGTCCTCGTTCAAGTGAGATACAAGAAGCTTGTGAAGATCAACTAGAGAATAATGATGTTGAAATAAGTCAGCAGGCAGTTAATTTTGAAGGGGTACAAGGAATTTCTGAAGCCATCTATGAACGTGAGTGTGAGAAGGATGGAGTGACTGAAGAGTCCTCCAATTCTTGGGAAAAGGAGATATTGGAAACTGCGAGTGATCTCCAAAATTCTAGTGAAGAGGATACCTCTGAGGGCGTAGTGCAAGACACTTGTGCGGCCTCATCTGAGGATGTCAAGGAAGTGAATTGTGGTTCCACTTGCATGAACGGCAGGGACAATCTTCCCTGTGAGCGAGTTATTTTTGAGACAGAGAGCTTCCGCAATGTGATTCAGGAGAATGCCAGTGATACTGAATCACATTTTGTATCTGAGGTCCACGCTTCTGAAGAATCAGAGAATACCACTTTTACTGACATAAACCTTGAGCAGAAATGCATGGATGAGACAGGTAGGGACCGAGAATTATACTCAAATCTTGATGAGGGGGATGACTTGTGTGTCCCTGGACATGTAGGAAATGAGGAAACGATCAAGGAGGATGGTATTGCTGCTGACCAGGTCGAGAAAAACAAAGATATTAAAGCAGCTCAGGGAGACCAAAAGTCTGTTGAGAACTCAGAAGAACTAGAATGCTCTTCCTCAGCTGGTGACTGCAAAGACAATGAGCCACTGGACAATGATGAAAAGATAAAAGCCGAAATGCACGAGGAAGAGAGCAATCAAAAAACTGTTGTAGAAGAGGAGACCAAAAAGTCTTTGCAAAAAGAAGTGGAGGATGAAAATAATAGTAAAAGAGCCCAGGTAGACGAGAGacaaaaagaaagggaaaaagacaGAATAGCTGTGGAAAGAGCAATTCGTGAGGCTCGTGAGAGGGCATTTGCTGAAGCCCGAGAAAGGGCTGAACGAGCTGCTGTGGAGAGAGCAGCTGCTGAAGTTCGACAAAGAGTAATGGCTGAGGCACGGGATAAGCGTGAGAAGGCTTCTGCAAGTAGCAAGGTATCAACAGACAAAGCTTCCATTGAAGCCAAGCTTAAAGCAGAGCGAGCTGCTGTGGAGAGAGCAACTGCAGAAGCCCGTGAACGTGCTTTGGAAAAAGCTTTATCACAAAAGGGCACGACAGCTGAATTAAGGTCTCAAGCAGATAGACACGGTGATGAACGAATTGCTAGTGCAACCCGAGAGAACGGATTGAAGCATAGCCTTTCCTCTTCT GATTTGGACAAATTTGATGGAAGTAATAGTGAATCAGCTCAAAGACGCAAAGCAAGGTTGGAGAGGCACCAGAGGATAATGGAAAGAGCA GCAAAAGCCCTTGCGGAGAAGAATAAGCGTGATCTTCTGGCTCAGAAAGAGCAAACTGAGAGAAAT aGATTAGCTGAAGCTCTTGACGCTGATATTAAAAGATGGGCCAGCGGGAAGGAAGGGAACCTACGTGCGCTGCTTTCTACTCTGCAATAT ATCCTTGGATCCGATAGTGGTTGGCAACCCATCTCGCTGACTGAAATTATTACAACTGCTGCGGTGAAGAAGGCTTACAGGAAAGCAACTCTTTATGTTCACCCTGATAAGTTGCAGCAAAGAGGAGCGAGTATTCAGCAAAAATATATCTGTGAAAAGGTTTTTGATCTTCTCAAG GCGGCATGGAACAGGTTCAACTCAGAAGAGAGGTGA